The region CCCAGCGCCCGGCATTACTTGTGCGCTAATCCCCACCAGTCATGGGGGCGTGGAGCTTGGCGACCGCCATTTTCCGATGGGCTTGGCCTTTTTAAATGGCACCACCCACGGGAAAAATGTGTTTATTCCGTTGGATTGGATCATTGGCGGGCCTGAGTTTGCCGGCCGAGGTTGGCGCATGTTGGTGGAGTGTTTATCCGCAGGTCGCGGTATTTCGTTGCCTGCACTGGGCACCGCCAGTGGTCATTTATCGGTACTCAGTACCAGTGCTTATGCCTATGTGCGCAAGCAGTTTGGACTTTCTATTGGCAAGTTCGAAGGGGTACAAGAAGCACTGGGCAGCATTGGCGGGCTAACCTATCAGTTAGAAGCCACGCGTCGTCTCACGGCTAAAGCATTGGATTTAAAAGAAAGCCCGGCCATTATTACCGCTATCTCTAAGTATCATATGACGGAAATGGCGCGCACCGTGCTCGATCACGCCATGGATGTGCACGCGGGAAAAGGCATTCAGATGGGGCCTAAAAACTACTTGGCGCACAACTATATGGGCATTCCGGTGGCCATTACCGTGGAAGGGGCCAATATTTTAACTCGTAATTTGATGATTTTTGGACAAGGGGCCACTCGCTGTCACCCTTATGTGCTGCAAGAATTACAAGCGGCGGCCAATCCTGATGAGCAAGCGGGCTTGGATGAGTTCGACAAGTTATTGTTTAAGCACATTGGTTTTGCTATGGGTAACGTATTCGGTGCGTTGGGGCAGGGCTTAACGGGCGGGCGCTTAAATCGCTCACCGGTAACGGGTGCCACGGCGGTCTATTATCGTCAGCTGTCGCGCATGAGTAAGGCTTTGGCTTTGTGTGCGGATATGTCGATGCTGATCTTGGGCGGAGACCTCAAGCGTAAAGAGATGATCTCGGCGCGCCTTGGGGATGTGTTAAGTCATTTGTACTTGGGCAGCGCCACTTTGAAGTTTTTTGAAGACAATGGCCGCCCCAGTGACGAGCTGCCCTTCGTACATTATGCGCTCAGTCGTAATTTACATTTGATCGGCGAAGCGCTAGACGGCTTCTTTGATAACTTCCCCAATCGTGTGGTGGCTGGCACACTTAAAGCCTTGATTTTCCCGTTTGGTAATCATTATAAAAAGCCCCTGGATAAGTACGCTCAAGCCATTAGCGAGCTGTTAATGACGCCGAACTCCAGTGTTCGCCAGCGCTTAACCTCGCTTTGTTATGTGCCTGATGGTGACACGCCTGGACTCGGTGAAGTAGAAGCGGCATTTTTAGCCATGGTCGGTGTGCAAGATCTTGAGAAAAAACTGCGCGCCGCCCAAAAAGCCGGCACTTTGGCCCGTAAGCTACCGTTTAACGCGTTACTGGCCCAAGCGAAAGAACACAATCTTATCGATGATGCCGATATTGCTCTCTTGCAGCACGCAGACGCACTGCGCCAAGTCGCCATCGCCGTAGACAGCTTTAAGCCGGGGGAGTTGTAAGCTGATTGTGAGGGGTGAAGCGTGAGGAGAAAGGCGTAAGGCGTTAATTTCAGCGAACCGTTTTACGCTGCGCGTTAAAGACTCAGAACGAGATCCTGACGTGCGTCAGGAAGACGGCTTAGAGATAAACGCAGAGCATCAAGCTAAACAAGTCCCGAACGGTCAGGTTCGGGGTTTCATTTTTTGTAGGCGAACACTTGTTCTCGCATTACGCCGAAGGCGTAAATCACGTTGAAAACAGATGAAGCACACGAATAAGTTTTCTAGCACGATCAAAAAAGCCGCTCTATATGGAGCGGCTTTTTACTAACTATTGATTCGCTTAAAGTTTACGCTTACTCAACAGTCAGAATTTTACAGGTATTGGTGCTACCAATCACTTCCATGGTATCGCCATGGGTCAGCAGCACTAAGTCACCGCTGTTCACGTAACCGGCTTTCTTCAAGGTGGCCAGCGCTTCACGGCTCACTTGGGCGTTGTTTAAAGCAACGTCATGCTTGAAGTACACAGGTGTTACGCCGCGGTACATGCTGCTCCACGCCAGTGTCTTGTCTTCGCCAGACATGGAGAAGATTGGCAGGCCAGAACTGATGCGAGACAGCAGTAACGGAGTAGTACCTGAATGAGTTAAGGCAACGATGGCTTTAACGCCTTGCAAGTGGTTAGCCGCATACATGGTAGACATAGCAATGGTTTCTTCAACCGAGGTGAACGTGAAGTTCATGCGGTGATTAGAAACGTTGATGCTTGGGTGCTTCTCAGCGCCTAAACATACTTCAGCCATGGCTTTAACGGTTTCAATTGGGAAGTCACCGGCTGCAGTTTCAGCAGACAGCATTACCGCATCGGTACCATCCAGTACCGCGTTGGCCACGTCCATGACTTCGGCACGCGTTGGCAATGGCGCTGAAATCATAGATTCCATCATCTGAGTTGCAGTAATCACGACGCGGTTTAAGCGACGTGAAGCACGGATCAACTTCTTCTGTACACCAACCAGCTCAGAGTCACCAATTTCCACACCCAAGTCACCACGAGCAACCATGACTACGTCTGATGCTAAGATTACATCTTCCATAGCAGCGTCAGAGGCAACGGCTTCAGCACGCTCAACTTTAGCGACCATTTTAGCGTTACTGCCAGCGGCGCGAGCCAATTCACGGGCAATGCGCATGTCTTCGCCAGTACGTGGGAAAGACACGGCTAAGTAATCTACGCCGATTTTAGCCGCAGTAATGATGTCTTCGCGGTCTTTATCAGTCAGCGCAGGAGCAGATAAACCGCCGCCTTTCTTGTTGATGCCTTTGTTGTTAGACAGCGGGCCAGCAACGGTCACGATCGTAAATACTTTGTTGCCTTCTACGCTGTCAACGCGCAGTTGTACGCGGCCATCGTCCAGCAATAACACGTCGTCAATTTTAACGTCGCGTGGCAGGTCTTTATAATCGATACCAACTTGAGTCTCATCGCCTAAGCCTAAGCCAAGGTCTGCGTCCAAAATAAACTTGTCGCCCAGATTTAAGTGGATTTTTTTATCTTTAAAGGTAGAAACGCGGATCTTAGGGCCTTGCAGGTCACCCAGAATCGCCACGTGCACGCCCAGTCTCTTGGCGATTTCACGTACTTGATTAGCGCGGTTCATATGATCTTCGGCGGTGCCGTGAGAAAAGTTCATACGCACCACGTTGGCGCCGGCTTTAATAATGCCTTCGAGATTATTGTCGCGATCAGTCGCCGGGCCCAGGGTAGTAACTATCTTGGTACGTCTTAACATAAGAGACTCCAGTGTAGAGGTAGATCACATAAAGAAGAGAAGTGGCGGTCGCGTTTAAAACGCGAATAATTTAATACGCCAATATAAAGCGGCTTCGTTATCAATGAGCAACTCAATGCCATGGCGTTAGCCTTGGTTTGAGATAGGTCCTTTGCTTCGCTCACGATTAAATGCAGCATCCTTGGTTTATAAATTGTTATCGATAATAGCGTAAGGGAATTGAAAAGTGTAGACCGCGTCACACAAATGATTGTTTTTGTGCGACTGTTTGATTGAAATTAAGGCTAAGGGTTAAAAGTTGGCTATTTTGTAGCCTTTTTGTAACCTTTTAAGCGCGGCTAGCTGAACGCGCGTCCACAACCCCCATAAAAATCAGACTCAGTACAGCAATAACCCACAACAAGATCAACTTTGGCAGGATAGTCGGTGTGCGTTTGTTTAATTATTAGTCCAGCTTTAGCTGCATTGTGGTGACAGTTACGGAGAAAGTTACGGTGATAATTACGGTCGCAGTTGAGGTTAGCTAGGGGGTTAATGAGGCTCAGGCTGACGCGTTTTCTGCAGGCGGTGTGATAAAACCGCTGAATAAGATTAAGGGGAGGCTGTTTAACAGGCATAAAAAAACCCCGGCAAGCCGGGGTTTTTTACTCTGAAAATTTACTTGGCGAAGTTTTCTGCCGCAAATTCCCAGTTAACCAGAGACCAGAAGGCCTTTACATAGTCAGGACGCACGTTGCGATAGTCGATGTAGTAGGCATGTTCCCACACATCACAGGTCAGCAACGGAGTCGCGTCGCCAGTCAGCGGGCAACCGGCGTTAGAAGTGTTAGCGATAGCCACGGTACCGTCGGCATTCTTCACTAACCACGTCCAGCCTGAACCGAAGTTAGTCACGCAAGACTTGGTGAACTCTTCTTTGAAGGCATCAAATGAACCGAACGCGGCTTTGATGGCGTCAGCCAACGCACCGGTAGGCTCGCCGCCACCGTTTGGCGCCAAGCAATGCCAATAGAAGGTGTGGTTCCAGATTTGTGCTGCGTTGTTGAAGATACCGCCAGCAGAAGTTTTGATGATTTCTTCCAGAGACTTGCCTTCAAACTCAGTACCCGGTACCAAGTTGTTCAGGTTAACAACGTAAGAGTTGTGGTGCTTACCGTAGTGATACTCCAGAGTTTCCTCAGAAATATGTGGCAGCAGGGCGTTTTTTGCGTACGGCAGGGCGGGAAGTTCAAATGCCATTATTATATTCTCCATTTTTTGATGGTGCCAACCTTCAGGTTGGTCTCGACATTGCTACTTGCTTTTATCCGGCGGGCACGACCAACAACAAGAATAGCCGTACACCGCTAATTTGCTACAGCCATTGTAGCAGCTAGCTAGACGGCTAAACAACTATACCTTTTGTAAGGGTAAGGTATTGTCGCTACAGGAGTATTTTTTACTCAGCAATCTAGGTCTAACGGCCAGTGAGTTGTGAGGGATGGGTCGATTTTATGCGTGCGCACTTGTGACCGGTGAGGGATAACGTAGAATAGGCAGTTGAATTGTCATCTTGATGACTTGCCGTTTTTAATAGGTTGCTAACAAGTAGCCGTCTGCTGAGGTGTGCATGGAAACAATTGAGAAAATCAAAACCCAAATCAGTGAGAACCCAATTCTGCTTTATATGAAAGGATCGCCTAAGTTCCCCAGCTGTGGTTTCTCCGCTCAAGCGTCACAAGCGCTGATGAATTGTGGCGAACCTTTTGCGTTTGTGGATATTTTGCAAAATCCAGAAATCCGTGCCGAATTGCCTAAGTACGCCGATTGGCCGACCTTCCCACAGTTGTGGGTTGACGGTGAGCTGGTAGGCGGTTGCGACATCATCATGGAAATGTTTCAACAGGGCGAACTTAAGTCCCTGATCGCCGAAACTGCCGCTAAATACCCGAAAGAAGAAGCAGATAAAAAATAGCGGTAAGCCTTACGTCGTACGCGATACGTTAAGACAAACACCGTCTTTTTACGGATAGCGTACGGCGTATAGCTGCCGTTATAGACACTTTGCAGGCTTAGGCAAGCCG is a window of Oceanisphaera sp. IT1-181 DNA encoding:
- a CDS encoding acyl-CoA dehydrogenase, with amino-acid sequence MSLRKKWISGPAFATFKKILPPLSVTEQEAMEAGSVWWDGQLFSGKPNWSQLLAYGPSRLSDEEQHFLDNEVATLLGMLDDHKIVNEDRELPEPVWDYIKHHGFFSLIIPKEYGGRDFSAYANSTIVARIASRSVSAAVTVMVPNSLGPGELLMHYGTQAQKDRWLPGLAKGEEVPCFALTGPEAGSDAGAIPDSGVVCKGEFDGQEVLGVRLNWDKRYITLAPRATVLGLAFKLFDPDRLLSDNPAPGITCALIPTSHGGVELGDRHFPMGLAFLNGTTHGKNVFIPLDWIIGGPEFAGRGWRMLVECLSAGRGISLPALGTASGHLSVLSTSAYAYVRKQFGLSIGKFEGVQEALGSIGGLTYQLEATRRLTAKALDLKESPAIITAISKYHMTEMARTVLDHAMDVHAGKGIQMGPKNYLAHNYMGIPVAITVEGANILTRNLMIFGQGATRCHPYVLQELQAAANPDEQAGLDEFDKLLFKHIGFAMGNVFGALGQGLTGGRLNRSPVTGATAVYYRQLSRMSKALALCADMSMLILGGDLKRKEMISARLGDVLSHLYLGSATLKFFEDNGRPSDELPFVHYALSRNLHLIGEALDGFFDNFPNRVVAGTLKALIFPFGNHYKKPLDKYAQAISELLMTPNSSVRQRLTSLCYVPDGDTPGLGEVEAAFLAMVGVQDLEKKLRAAQKAGTLARKLPFNALLAQAKEHNLIDDADIALLQHADALRQVAIAVDSFKPGEL
- the pyk gene encoding pyruvate kinase, which encodes MLRRTKIVTTLGPATDRDNNLEGIIKAGANVVRMNFSHGTAEDHMNRANQVREIAKRLGVHVAILGDLQGPKIRVSTFKDKKIHLNLGDKFILDADLGLGLGDETQVGIDYKDLPRDVKIDDVLLLDDGRVQLRVDSVEGNKVFTIVTVAGPLSNNKGINKKGGGLSAPALTDKDREDIITAAKIGVDYLAVSFPRTGEDMRIARELARAAGSNAKMVAKVERAEAVASDAAMEDVILASDVVMVARGDLGVEIGDSELVGVQKKLIRASRRLNRVVITATQMMESMISAPLPTRAEVMDVANAVLDGTDAVMLSAETAAGDFPIETVKAMAEVCLGAEKHPSINVSNHRMNFTFTSVEETIAMSTMYAANHLQGVKAIVALTHSGTTPLLLSRISSGLPIFSMSGEDKTLAWSSMYRGVTPVYFKHDVALNNAQVSREALATLKKAGYVNSGDLVLLTHGDTMEVIGSTNTCKILTVE
- the sodB gene encoding superoxide dismutase [Fe], with translation MAFELPALPYAKNALLPHISEETLEYHYGKHHNSYVVNLNNLVPGTEFEGKSLEEIIKTSAGGIFNNAAQIWNHTFYWHCLAPNGGGEPTGALADAIKAAFGSFDAFKEEFTKSCVTNFGSGWTWLVKNADGTVAIANTSNAGCPLTGDATPLLTCDVWEHAYYIDYRNVRPDYVKAFWSLVNWEFAAENFAK
- a CDS encoding Grx4 family monothiol glutaredoxin, coding for METIEKIKTQISENPILLYMKGSPKFPSCGFSAQASQALMNCGEPFAFVDILQNPEIRAELPKYADWPTFPQLWVDGELVGGCDIIMEMFQQGELKSLIAETAAKYPKEEADKK